A window of the Fusarium poae strain DAOMC 252244 chromosome 3, whole genome shotgun sequence genome harbors these coding sequences:
- a CDS encoding hypothetical protein (TransMembrane:11 (o85-107i119-138o144-163i175-197o209-229i275-299o311-332i344-361o367-386i398-420o432-453i)) gives MFNWNKFVSPKPSLDVPALETVDLNDKEMEKRIVRKQDIRIMPWVCITYLLNYLDRVNLGNARTLNNDTPEHNIVSQLNLTGQRYNIAVALFFVPYVLMEFPSNILLKYFSPSKWISRIMVSWGIVTICTAAVTTYGGLLAVRIFLGLAEAGFFPGIMMYLCFWYKPEERATRMAIFASSVAVAGAFGGLLATGISYLNGKAGLAGWQWLFVLEGIPAVIVGILVWFFLPDYPQTVSWLSPEERAFAVKRLGPYAPSMNDKHWDSKVAKETVSDYFFWLFAIAYFFMANSLNAFGYFAPTIVASLGFEGKYGQLMTVPPNVFAVFIIVGNCLHSDKTKERSKHVLGGLTFVATGYLLLAFVKHWGVRYFAVCLIACTNAAVLPFVAHRTATVRGSTATALATGGMIAISNTGGITAPFLFPSSTSPMYAMGNWTVFAFLVAAGCITSYVWYVFGAHSGYRTGDATETGHFEVLDVGDKDPNAVMDQAMENEKAKDKLKDIDMA, from the exons atgttcaactGGAACAAATTCGTCTCTCCGAAACCGTCTCTAGACGTCCCCGCTCTAGAGACGGTCGATCTCAATGATAAAGAAATGGAAAAGAGAATTGTTCGAAAGCAAGATATTAGAATTATGCCATGGGTTTGCATAACATATCTCCTTA ACTATCTCGACAGAGTCAACCTCGGCAATGCCAGAACTCTCAACAATGACACACCAGAGCACAACATCGTTAGCCAACTTAACCTCACCGGCCAAAGATACAACATCGCAGTCGCTTTGTTCTTTGTACCATATGTCCTCATGGAGTTCCCCAGCAACATTCTCCTCAAGTACTTTTCGCCTAGTAAATGGATCTCCCGAATTATGGTGTCTTGGGGTATTGTTACTATCTGCACAGCCGCTGTTACTACTTATGGTGGATTGTTGGCTGTGAGAATATTCCTGGGTTTGGCTGAAGCTGGTTTCTTCCCTGG TATCATGATGTATCTCTGTTTCTGGTATAAACCTGAAGAGAGAGCTACAAGAATGGCCATCTTTGCTTCCAGTGTTGCTGTAGCTGGCGCTTTTGGTGGACTTCTCGCTACAGGTATCTCATACCTCAACGGTAAAGCTGGCCTGGCTGGTTGGCAATG GCTGTTTGTGCTCGAAGGCATTCCCGCAGTTATTGTCGGAATTCTGGTGTGGTTCTTCCTCCCTGACT ACCCTCAAACCGTCTCATGGCTTTCTCCTGAAGAACGCGCTTTCGCAGTCAAGCGTCTAGGTCCTTATGCACCCTCCATGAACGACAAGCACTGGGACAGCAAAGTCGCCAAAGAGACCGTCTCCGATTACTTCTTCTGGCTTTTTGCCATTGCCTACTTTTTTATGGCCAACTCTCTCAACGCCTTTGGATACTTTGCGCCTACAATCGTTGCGTCTCTAGGATTTGAAGGAAAATACGGTCAACTAATGACTGTCCCTCCCAACGTCTTTGCTGTCTTTATCATTGTCGGAAACTGTCTTCACAGCGACAAGACAAAAGAGCGTTCAAAGCATGTGTTGGGTGGTTTGACTTTTGTCGCTACTGgatatcttcttcttgcctttGTTAAGCATTGGGGAGTCAGATACTTTGCTGTTTGTCTAATTGCTTGCACCAATGCTGCTGTACTACCCTTTGTTGCT CACCGAACTGCCACCGTCCGAGGCTCAACGGCTACCGCTCTCGCAACAGGTGGTATGATTGCCATCTCCAACACAGGCGGCATTACAGCACCTTTCCTCTTCCCCTCCAGCACATCTCCCATGTACGCTATGGGTAACTGGACGGTCTTTGCATTCCTCGTCGCTGCTGGCTGTATCACTAGTTACGTGTGGTACGTGTTTGGCGCCCACAGTGGTTATAGAACTGGTGATGCCACTGAGACTGGACACTTTGAAGTGTTGGATGTTGGTGACAAGGATCCTAATGCTGTTATGGACCAAGCCATGGAGAatgagaaggccaaggataAGTTGAAGGATATTGATATGGCTTAG
- a CDS encoding hypothetical protein (TransMembrane:4 (o47-64i76-94o114-135i167-184o)~BUSCO:28346at5125) yields the protein MSDDVDSIVKGASAPTQGAKDVAGSSPILSTTAKQGDPLHHTPSSPSMIYLNLLILEASLRAQFLELRARKRHHTFFLTLLSVWITGFGWALFLAPREDGRGVGGSIYWAVEGAEKVCFMGGIITAILVWATGIWERGIRWPRRWFVISNRGLRGFNCKLIIIRRTWWAEALSTIGFFLTYGLFSHTASSSYRYVEPSLLREVEKELQITSDTHPTLVLPHEDEEKGGHEEDLAPGGDYVKLLLLAKPFSATFRENWELYRTEYWEKENERRALLRQKVKERDHQLVRAQYPWTWWFPGRHPRRHEPEKAIPHQPRHISVERERRRRGSSVRRASTSSTRSPTPAFEEEQGVHRRSSSGSASKGRKRLSTSSKPKRPGNDSRSVTPDFPSPLARESSANDTPESGPEGGKVLRNSPSKSTVGSKERE from the coding sequence ATGTCCGACGATGTCGATTCCATCGTCAAAGGCGCATCTGCTCCTACCCAAGGCGCCAAAGATGTCGCCGGATCGAGTCCAATTCTGTCTACTACTGCAAAGCAGGGCGATCCTCTTCACCACACTCCGAGCTCACCGTCTATGATCTATCTCAACCTGTTGATCCTCGAAGCATCCCTCCGCGCGCAATTCCTCGAACTCCGAGCCAGAAAACGACACCACACCTTTTTCCTTACACTTTTGTCCGTTTGGATCACCGGTTTCGGTTGGGCTCTCTTCCTTGCACCCCGTGAAGATGGTCGAGGCGTAGGTGGATCTATCTACTGGGCTGTTGAAGGTGCCGAAAAGGTGTGCTTTATGGGCGGTATCATCACTGCGATTCTCGTATGGGCGACTGGAATCTGGGAGCGCGGTATTCGATGGCCGCGACGTTGGTTTGTCATTTCCAACAGAGGACTGCGCGGCTTCAACTGCAAACTCATCATAATACGACGAACGTGGTGGGCCGAGGCTCTCTCAACAATCGGATTCTTTTTGACTTATGGACTATTCTCCCACACGGCTAGTTCATCCTACCGCTATGTCGAGCCGAGCCTTTTGCGCGAGGTGGAGAAGGAACTCCAGATCACGAGCGATACCCATCCCACACTGGTGCTACCCCacgaagacgaggagaaAGGCGGTCACGAGGAGGATCTAGCGCCAGGGGGTGACTACGTaaagcttcttctcctcgccaAGCCCTTTTCTGCAACGTTTCGCGAGAACTGGGAACTTTACAGGACAGAGTACTGGGAAAAGGAGAACGAGCGTCGTGCGTTGCTCCGACAAAAAGTCAAGGAGAGGGATCATCAGCTCGTGCGAGCGCAGTATCCCTGGACATGGTGGTTTCCCGGCCGACATCCTCGACGACACGAACCCGAGAAGGCTATTCCTCACCAGCCGCGCCATATTTCTGTTGAACGAGAACGTAGACGTCGGGGTAGTAGTGTCCGTCGCGCGTCCACGAGCTCAACCAGAAGTCCTACGCCTGCTTtcgaagaagagcaaggcGTTCATCGACGATCAAGCAGCGGTTCCGCCTCCAAGGGACGAAAGAGACTCTCTACGAGTTCCAAGCCGAAACGACCAGGTAACGATTCTCGCTCTGTCACGCCTGATTTCCCTTCGCCTTTGGCTAGGGAGAGCAGTGCGAACGATACTCCTGAATCGGGACCGGAAGGAGGAAAGGTTTTGAGGAATTCACCTTCTAAATCGACTGTTGGGTCCAAGGAGCGCGAATAG
- a CDS encoding hypothetical protein (MEROPS:MER0011785~BUSCO:23259at5125): MSTDGAVRPPHGGRVDAPEEIKHQAELKPSHAFLFPLGYKDAAYQWWTSLAPQAVERNLLSLMPHLREANDSITNIDTPERPDPFGTRVWRRTMVELSGKNRALNEVSVERVGEKTEVALVMIHGYGAGLGFFYKNFEPISRMRGLKLYALDMLGCGNSSRPAFKIHAKKKEDQVKEAEGWFVDALEEWRKERKLEQFTLLGHSLGGYLAVSYALKYPGRLKKLILASPVGIPADPYAVNAEMPEPNTSTIEAEMMQDQQSTTDKSGTLSKHKPASNVLRRPLPGWFVWLWDQNISPFSIVRMSGPLGPRFVSGWSFRRFNHLPPAESQALHDYSFSIFKQKGSGEYALAYILAPGAYARRPVINRIHEVGRQTIQQPDGTKLKEMGIPVVFMYGENDWMDVAGGIASEEKLNAAKQKALENATEEEKKRENGSAKVLLVPKAGHHLYLDNPEVFNDMIRKELEETRQAEKRLK; this comes from the exons ATGAGTACAGACGGTGCCGTGAGACCACCCCATGGTGGTCGGGTAGATGCGCCTGAGGAGATCAAGCATCAGGCTGAATTGAAGCCTTCGCATGCGTTTTTGTTCCCCCTAGGTTATAAAGACGCTGCGTATCAATGG TGGACGAGTCTTGCCCCTCAAGCCGTGGAGCGCAATCTTCTAAGTCTCATGCCACACCTCCGAGAAGCCAACGACAGCATTACAAACATCGACACACCCGAACGACCAGACCCTTTCGGTACACGAGTATGGCGACGAACAATGGTTGAGCTCTCGGGTAAAAATCGCGCTTTGAACGAAGTTTCAGTCGAGAGAGTCGGAGAAAAGACAGAGGTTGCTCTCGTCATGATCCACGGATACGGCGCCGGTCTGGGTTTCTTCTACAAAAACTTTGAGCCCATTTCTCGCATGCGAGGACTCAAACTGTATGCGCTGGACATGCTAGGGTGTGGAAACTCGTCTCGGCCCGCCTTCAAAATCCATGCGAAGAAAAAGGAGGATCAAGTCAAGGAAGCAGAGGGTTGGTTCGTTGATGCGCTGGAAGAATGGCGAAAGGAGCGGAAGTTAGAGCAGTTCACCCTACTTGGCCACTCTCTTGGGGGTTATCTCGCCGTCTCGTACGCCCTCAAGTATCCCGGTCgcctcaagaagctcattCTGGCTTCACCCGTCGGTATCCCAGCTGATCCCTACGCCGTCAACGCCGAGATGCCCGAACCAAACACTTCTACAATTGAAGCCGAGATGATGCAAGACCAGCAAAGCACCACCGACAAATCCGGCACCCTGTCCAAACACAAGCCTGCTTCCAATGTGCTTCGACGACCTCTACCAGGGTGGTTTGTCTGGCTCTGGGACCAAAACATCTCTCCCTTTAGCATCGTCCGAATGAGCGGTCCTCTCGGTCCACGATTTGTTTCGGGTTGGAGTTTCCGTCGCTTCAACCACCTGCCACCAGCTGAATCCCAGGCTCTGCACGACTAttccttctccatctttAAGCAAAAAGGCAGCGGCGAGTATGCCCTGGCTTATATACTCGCACCCGGCGCATACGCTCGTCGACCCGTCATCAACCGTATCCATGAAGTCGGCCGCCAAACGATCCAACAACCCGACGgcaccaagctcaaggaaATGGGTATCCCTGTAGTGTTTATGTATGGAGAGAACGACTGGATGGACGTCGCGGGTGGAATTGCTTCCGAGGAAAAGCTAAACGCAGCAAAGCAAAAGGCTCTTGAGAAtgctacagaagaagaaaagaagagagaaaacGGCAGCGCAAAGGTCCTTCTCGTTCCCAAGGCCGGACATCATCTCTACCTCGACAATCCCGAAGTGTTTAACGACATGATCCGCAAGGAGCTTGAAGAGACGAGACAAGCCGAGAAGAGACTAAAGTAG
- a CDS encoding hypothetical protein (TransMembrane:12 (o78-102i163-183o223-243i743-764o790-814i835-855o875-896i903-921o941-959i964-983o1003-1024i1036-1058o)~BUSCO:3744at5125), with amino-acid sequence MKPLILQRLRADLNMSSTESDASASETASITGSIVSSLLSSAFSTPGPTTSSLGPTMTTSGPVAIQTSAADKDKGIGIVSFLTAVGVAVAIFAVQIFLFLVLRNKLARIFKPKTYLVPERERTESPPNKPLAMLKTLWHYGDREVIEKCGLDAYFFLRYLKTLLIIFLPIGAVVMPILIPLNYVGGLGQKVDVTDDDDENDGTPTGLDTLSWGNVAPKNSGRYGAHLLMAILVVIWVCTVFFFELRVYIKVRQDWLTSAEHRLRASATTVLVNSIPSKWLSEEALMGLFDVFPGGIRNIWLNRDLSTLLEKVKERNNIHLQLEQAQTDLIKDAKKAQLKQQKAEEKKRRKELKLKAMTKQERADKNAREDAEAQRRAQDGPGTAAGDQHNVPHSVDAGVRESQHEAFNRDSEDLHGHDYKKKGFKVPLIGDPFAKVGQGILGVVSKAGNNVEDTIETTNGFMGLSQTTHSRNASRTSNRGPERPSVEDDHSPTDTLRVQNQSQNSMRRSGESTAAINPKSNREPRGNAGNTVRKIEDIDEIYSKHDAEWWQFWKPPPGAYASPVPQGDVSEAFKQKKTNESRPLWKRIKYALPFVGPEIEAEPFDYPAAHNAEYDEAAEPAEWEKYLKKKDRPTHRLPLFGKSWLFPIPFVTQKVDTIYWCREQLARLNLEIDMDQQHPERFPLMNSAFIQFNHQVSAHMACQSVIHHVPRQMAPRMNEISPKDVDWDNMAFSWWQEWLRSGFVFAVVIGMIFLWAIPVAWTAALSQLDNLIRSNEWLSFLKDNDAVHNIAKAVAGVLPAVVLGLLLVLIPIFLDFLAGFRGAKTGAQRVEFVQIFYFAFLFIQVFLIVSIASFFAASLDELVHNVQELKTVEDVLNLLALNLPSAANYFFSYMILQAMSTSSATLLQLGALVMWYVIARILDSTARSKWSRNTNLRQVKWGAFFPIYTNFACIGLVYCVIAPLIALFAIITFALLWFAQRYAMLYVTRFEHDTGGVLYPRAINQTFTGIYFMELCMAGLFFLVRDENKEKACTAHGVVMIVVLILTILYQVLLNYSFGPLFRYLPITFEDEAVLRDQAFQRAQDQRLGLLDDDDLAEEQEEPGKPNEKDVTEKGIEMRRLASVRRPMKHVSTWAKDGGTQIAKITGVKHARDKNKRASEYRKKHRQKDVEAQLAIGEALFGGIHDEIEDLTPEERDALVRHAFQHEALRARRPTVWIPHDDLGVSEDEIRRTQAYSEHIWISNEGTALDSKVRVVYGRAPPDFSEVDLINL; translated from the exons ATGAAGCCTCTGAT CCTTCAACGTCTTAGG gccGATCTCAACATGTCTTCTACAGAATCCGACGCTTCGGCGTCGGAAACAGCTTCAATTACCGGTTCTATAGTTAGCTCCTTACTATCTTCCGCCTTCTCTACCCCGGGACCTACGACATCATCATTAGGGCCTACAATGACAACTTCAGGTCCTGTGGCCATTCAGACCAGTGCTGcagacaaggacaagggaaTCGGCATTGTCAGTTTCTTGACAGCCGTGGGTGTCGCTGTCGCCATCTTCGCTGTGCAaatcttccttttccttgttCTACGGAACAAGCTAGCCCGCATCTTCAAACCGAAAACCTATCTCGTACCCGAACGCGAACGAACCGAATCGCCCCCGAATAAGCCGCTTGCGATGCTAAAGACCTTGTGGCACTACGGAGACCGCGAAGTCATCGAAAAGTGCGGTCTCGATGCCTACTTCTTCCTCCGCTACCTCAAGactcttctcatcatcttcctgCCCATAGGAGCTGTTGTCATGCCTATTTTGATCCCCTTGAACTATGTGGGCGGCCTTGGTCAAAAGGTCGATGTgacagatgatgacgacgaaaaTGATGGAACGCCAACAGGTCTCGATACACTGTCGTGGGGCAACGTCGCCCCCAAGAACTCAGGTCGATACGGAGCCCATCTCCTTATGGCTATCCTGGTCGTTATCTGGGTGTGCACGGTGTTCTTCTTCGAGCTTCGGGTATACATCAAGGTTCGACAGGATTGGCTTACAAGCGCCGAGCACCGCCTGAGAGCCTCTGCTACCACCGTTCTTGTTAATTCCATTCCTTCCAAATGGCTCAGCGAAGAGGCCTTGATGGGTCTCTTTGATGTTTTCCCCGGAGGCATCAGAAATATCTGGCTAAACCGGGATTTGTCGACACTACTGGAAAAGGTCAAGGAACGAAACAATATTCACCTCCAACTTGAGCAAGCTCAGACAGATCTCATCAAAGACGCCAAAAAGGCACAGCTCAAGCAACAAAAAgccgaagaaaagaaacgacGAAAAGagttaaagcttaaagctatGACGAAGCAGGAAAGGGCTGATAAGAATGCCCGCGAAGACGCAGAGGCTCAGCGACGTGCACAAGACGGTCCGGGTACTGCTGCTGGCGATCAACACAACGTCCCTCATAGCGTTGATGCTGGTGTCCGTGAGTCTCAACATGAGGCCTTTAACCGTGATTCAGAGGACCTTCACGGGCATGActacaagaagaaggggTTCAAAGTACCCCTTATCGGCGATCCATTCGCCAAGGTTGGACAAGGTATTCTGGGTGTTGTTTCAAAAGCTGGCAACAATGTGGAAGACACAATAGAGACGACGAACGGCTTCATGGGATTGTCACAAACTACACACTCCAGGAATGCGTCTCGAACCTCGAACCGAGGCCCTGAACGACCTTCAGTGGAAGACGATCACTCTCCAACAGATACCCTTCGCGTTCAAAACCAGTCGCAAAATAGCATGCGACGTTCCGGTGAAAGCACAGCTGCTATCAACCCCAAATCGAATCGCGAGCCTCGTGGAAACGCTGGCAACACAGTTCGAAAAATCGAAGACattgatgaaatctacagcAAACACGACGCTGAGTGGTGGCAGTTCTGGAAGCCACCCCCTGGTGCTTATGCCTCGCCAGTCCCCCAGGGAGATGTATCAGAGGCATTCAAGCAGAAAAAGACAAACGAAAGCAGGCCTCTTTGGAAGAGAATCAAATACGCTCTCCCTTTCGTGGGCCCAGAAATCGAAGCCGAACCCTTTGATTATCCTGCAGCCCACAACGCCGAGTACGACGAAGCTGCGGAACCtgcagagtgggagaaatatCTTAAGAAGAAAGATCGCCCAACTCACCGTCTTCCCCTGTTTGGAAAGTCGTGGCTGTTTCCGATTCCGTTTGTTACGCAAAAGGTCGATACAATTTACTGGTGTCGTGAACAACTGGCTCGTCTCAATTTGGAGATTGATATGGATCAGCAACATCCCGAACGATTCCCTCTCATGAACTCGGCCTTTATCCAATTCAATCATCAAGTTTCAGCTCATATGGCTTGCCAGAGTGTTATTCATCACGTACCTAGGCAGATGGCCCCGCGAATGAACGAAATTTCACCCAAGGATGTTGATTGGGATAACATGGCGTTCAGCTGGTGGCAAGAGTGGCTGCGCTCAGGATTCGTCTTTGCCGTTGTTATCGGCATGATCTTTCTCTGGGCTATTCCTGTGGCTTGGACAGCTGCGCTAAGCCAACTCGATAACCTTATTAGATCAAACGAGTGGTTGTCTTTCCTAAAAGACAATGACGCGGTCCACAATATCGCCAAAGCCGTTGCTGGTGTTTTGCCAGCAGTCGTCCTCGGTCTGCTGCTGGTGCTTATCCCAATCTTTTTGGACTTCCTCGCTGGCTTTAGAGGTGCCAAGACGGGTGCCCAGAGAGTTGAGTTTGTGCAAATTTTCTACTTTGCCTTTTTGTTCATTCAAGTCTTCCTCATTGTCTCTATCGCTTCGTTCTTTGCGGCGTCCCTTGACGAATTGGTTCACAATGTCCAGGAGCTAAAAACGGTTGAAGATGTGCTTAATCTGCTGGCACTCAATTTGCCGAGTGCAGCCAATTACTTCTTCTCATACATGATTCTGCAAGCCATGTCAACAAGCTCCGCCACCTTACTTCAACTTGGCGCTCTGGTAATGTGGTACGTTATTGCCAGAATTCTTGACAGCACTGCACGAAGCAAGTGGTCGCGAAACACCAACCTCCGCCAAGTCAAATGGGGCGCATTCTTCCCCATTTATACCAACTTCGCCTGTATCGGTCTTGTCTACTGCGTTATCGCTCCGCTGATTGCCCTATTTGCAATCATCACCTTTGCACTCTTGTGGTTTGCTCAACGCTATGCCATGCTCTACGTTACCCGATTTGAGCACGATACCGGAGGCGTACTATACCCCCGAGCCATCAACCAAACCTTTACCGGAATTTACTTCATGGAGCTCTGCATGGCTggtctcttcttccttgtccgagatgaaaataaagaaaaagcctgCACAGCTCACGGCGTCGTCATGATTGTTGTTCTTATCCTTACCATCCTGTACCAGGTTCTCCTCAACTATTCCTTTGGACCCCTTTTCCGCTATTTGCCTATCACTTTTGAAGATGAGGCAGTGCTTCGTGACCAAGCTTTCCAAAGAGCTCAAGACCAACGACTAGGCCTTCtggatgacgatgacttggctgaagagcaagaagagcccGGGAAGCCAAACGAGAAGGATGTAACCGAGAAAGGCATCGAAATGCGAAGGTTAGCTTCGGTCCGCCGCCCAATGAAGCATGTTAGCACGTGGGCCAAGGACGGAGGCACCCAGATCGCAAAGATCACTGGCGTAAAGCATGCTAGGGATAAGAATAAAAGGGCCTCGGAGTACAGGAAAAAGCACCGGCAAAAGGATGTGGAGGCCCAGCTTGCAATTGGAGAGGCTCTTTTTGGGGGTATCCATGACGAAATCGAGGACCTTACGCCCGAGGAAAGGGATGCCCTGGTTAGGCACGCATTTCAACACGAGGCTTTGCGGGCCCGTCGGCCAACGGTCTGGATACCTCACGACGATTTGGGCGTCAGCGAAGACGAAATTCGGCGTACTCAGGCTTATAGTGAGCATATTTGGATCAGTAACGAAGGCACTGCTCTCGATAGCAAAGTACGGGTTGTGTATGGTCGGGCACCTCCTGACTTTTCAGAGGTTGATCTTATTAACCTATAG
- a CDS encoding hypothetical protein (TransMembrane:1 (i12-31o)~BUSCO:14169at5125), which yields MISSPTLPRRVVQFLLVVVLVILFFQVKLNWPRENNEIEIAITGPVPEEQYLERLKQKIGLSSQTSWTAWRVRTSELDSERTSVTEIDKDFHSNQPRVIDTKEPEKGNLVARQELTLPVLGGPRPKQVDASAFLFAVSTSYDRVVRDDHAVAKDWARWMTGGNKQGNGASFLLVLDQGHPQQASKLTEVLASFGIDAHVTYSEGQMSTAKRYFNMIETVKKHSATLAQKGQTKQWYGILDEDIFLPNLAHLQERLSAYKTEKELYVGLPSERGDWAIGEGYMTTYGGGAVFLTKSAVSRIPELPCFNEVPSNPTNTQLWDNLLQDCMAKHTKSKMRILPSFYSPKDNDLYSSHLDSYETGVRPLALHDYEERHHLTPSQAHLVTDVCGEACFLQRYRFRDNWVLVNGYTITEYPDGIHLSDMPLPTTGSTHRSLIGPVKLKEDKADRKMLFWTGRRNVWRLMDSVTTPNGDVWQAYVKRGALNEPALRKRWGEEEGETKDSVIVMVWESGNDK from the coding sequence ATGATTTCTTCTCCAACCTTACCACGTAGAGTGGTCCAGTTCCTCCTGGTTGTGGTTCTGGTCATTCTCTTTTTCCAGGTCAAGTTGAACTGGCCTCGAGAAAATAACGAAATTGAAATCGCCATTACTGGACCAGTTCCGGAAGAGCAGTACTTGGAGCGGCTGAAGCAAAAGATTGGTCTGTCGAGTCAGACTTCATGGACTGCGTGGAGAGTTCGTACCTCGGAGCTGGACTCTGAACGGACATCAGTCACAGAAATCGACAAAGACTTTCATTCAAATCAACCTCGAGTTATCGATACCAAGGAACCTGAGAAGGGGAATCTAGTAGCTCGTCAGGAACTCACTCTTCCTGTTCTTGGAGGACCACGGCCCAAGCAGGTTGATGCCTCGGCCTTTTTGTTCGCTGTCTCGACAAGTTATGATCGAGTTGTTAGAGACGACCATGCTGTTGCTAAGGATTGGGCAAGGTGGATGACGGGTGGAAATAAGCAAGGCAATGGAGCAAGTTTCTTGCTTGTTCTTGACCAGGGACACCCCCAGCAAGCCAGCAAACTGACTGAAGTTCTTGCATCCTTTGGCATTGATGCTCACGTCACTTACTCTGAGGGTCAGATGTCTACTGCAAAGAGATACTTTAACATGATTGAGACGGTCAAGAAGCACAGTGCTACGCTCGCTCAGAAGGGACAGACGAAGCAGTGGTACGGCATTCTGGATGAGGATATCTTTCTCCCCAATCTAGCTCATCTTCAGGAACGCCTTTCTGCGTACAAAACTGAGAAGGAGCTTTACGTCGGCTTACCAAGTGAGAGAGGAGACTGGGCCATTGGAGAGGGCTACATGACTACTTACGGTGGAGGAGCCGTCTTTCTTACAAAATCTGCTGTATCGCGAATCCCAGAACTACCGTGTTTCAACGAGGTCCCATCCAACCCTACCAACACACAGCTCTGGGATAACCTTCTCCAGGACTGCATGGCCAAACacaccaagtccaagatgCGTATCCTTCCAAGCTTTTACTCTCCCAAGGACAACGACCTGTACTCTTCACACTTGGATAGTTACGAGACAGGCGTCCGGCCATTGGCGTTGCACGACTACGAGGAACGACATCACCTTACACCCAGCCAAGCACATCTCGTCACTGACGTCTGTGGCGAAGCTTGTTTCCTCCAACGGTACCGCTTCCGCGACAATTGGGTTCTCGTCAACGGCTATACGATAACAGAGTACCCCGATGGCATCCACCTATCAGACATGCCCCTCCCTACCACTGGAAGTACCCATCGATCTCTCATCGGTCCTGTGAAACTCAAAGAGGACAAGGCTGATCGAAAGATGCTTTTCTGGACGGGACGGCGCAACGTGTGGAGGTTGATGGATTCTGTCACGACGCCCAACGGTGATGTGTGGCAGGCATACGTCAAGAGAGGTGCCCTGAATGAACCTGCTTTGAGGAAGAGATGGGGTGAAGAGGAGGGAGAGACTAAAGACAGTGTGATTGTTATGGTCTGGGAATCAGGAAATGATAAATGA
- a CDS encoding hypothetical protein (TransMembrane:2 (i114-135o141-158i)~BUSCO:49628at5125): MSVLPAPGTPMELLYLDSSQPQTPNSNCEDRAHDPKQPYPIPMETFEYRTLSHSEWKFFAYGVGGIRDKEHDAPVSPTNSFWPPKGLPPGLYRDTVYRRTICHYAYHFTAYVRWILLISQLIIGAALTALGPMSLEKGTPITVLGASNTVLAGLLALFTHSGLPDRYRYDKAEFERVEDHIREILITGLVHADKSVNEAIAECYDRFQRAKTTVEVNVPAAYIPSQGVPPGQRRHQPNTPTKGKEPKDSITPTKSKTSLDKEPITPHQTQSRNTTPKEETEEKGPVTKTGELQGLNLQYGAVIS, from the coding sequence ATGTCGGTACTACCCGCTCCTGGGACCCCAATGGAGCTGCTGTACCTGGATTCCTCTCAACCTCAAACTCCCAACTCCAACTGCGAAGACCGAGCCCACGACCCAAAGCAACCGTATCCGATACCGATGGAAACTTTTGAATACCGAACACTATCGCATTCAGAATGGAAGTTTTTTGCATATGGAGTCGGAGGAATCCGTGACAAGGAACACGATGCGCCAGTCAGTCCAACGAATTCATTTTGGCCTCCAAAGGGTCTCCCGCCAGGCCTTTATCGTGATACCGTCTATCGTCGCACAATCTGCCATTACGCGTATCACTTCACCGCTTATGTCCGCTGGATTCTGTTGATTTCTCAACTGATCATCGGTGCTGCTTTGACTGCCCTTGGACCCATGAGTTTGGAGAAAGGCACACCCATTACTGTTCTTGGCGCGTCGAATACAGTCCTTGCGGGTTTGTTGGCTCTATTTACTCACAGCGGTTTGCctgatcgatatcgatacGACAAGGCGGAATTCGAGCGAGTTGAAGACCATATTCGAGAAATCCTCATCACCGGCTTGGTGCACGCTGACAAGTCTGTCAATGAAGCTATCGCCGAATGCTATGACCGCTTCCAACGCGCCAAAACAACTGTGGAGGTGAATGTGCCTGCGGCTTATATCCCAAGTCAAGGCGTACCTCCAGGGCAGCGCAGGCACCAACCAAATACACCAACAAAAGGGAAGGAACCGAAAGACTCCATAACACCAACAAAGTCGAAGACTTCGTTGGATAAGGAGCCTATCACACCGCATCAAACTCAGTCACGAAACACTACGCCTAAAGAAGAAACGGAAGAGAAGGGTCCAGTAACCAAAACTGGCGAATTACAAGGGCTGAATCTTCAGTATGGTGCGGTCATTTCCTAG